From Clarias gariepinus isolate MV-2021 ecotype Netherlands chromosome 18, CGAR_prim_01v2, whole genome shotgun sequence:
GAAACTCAGAAAATCAGAATcattctgtctgtatatctgtctgtctgtctgtatgacagaatttattgaacttttggcatgactttggtatttgcctgaagttaaacctgcacaacaaattaaataaaaatgtttattagaaGTGAAGTTATAAACAGTTCATGTGCCAGATCACAACATGATGCAAAACTGACTGAACAGGATTTAATGAACTTATATATCTgactgaagtttaacctgcaccatcataagtgaaatcaaaatgctgtgtaaaaactatgttatgaacagtaatgtgccagatttaataatctactttcaCATAAGCTACTGATAAGCTagttgctcaatgtaaacaaacacatgcaccAAGGGTCATTTTAAGACCAAACCTTATCTTTATCtgatatacttttttatttttcatcagtGATTCACTCTCGGATtaccaaacagggagtgtattcgGCGTAAACAAGACGTATGACcttacaacattttatttctttgtatgaaTAAATTAGGCTGAGAGTTCTGCCGtgcagaaagacaggcagatatGTGGATGGTTTTAAcctgaaacaataataataataataataataataataataatatctgtatTAGAATAATCTGTAGTAAATTCTGGAATAAACCGTTAACGGTTGATGAGTTCGGGGGGGATTTGCCCGGCTGGGCGGTTATttgagcgcgcgcgcgctcgtGCACGCGGTCACGTGGTGCTGAAGTGCAGCCTGGCTGTGTCTCGCGCTTGCCTCACATGGACTCGGATCCTCTCGCTGCGCGCGCCCTGCAGGACAACTCAATGGGGTTTTTTACCGAGATGATGATGAGATCCGAGGAAGAAGTGAAGGAGAAACACCAACTTGTTTTTGCATCTTTCCATATTTCCTCATCTCTTTAGTTCTGTGGATTGTCTCATTAGCACCTGACTCTCAGCTACAGGTGATTACTGTGATTAAACTTCTTCTGTCCTAAAGTTTTATTAGTTTATCTGTGCATGATGTGTGTTTTCTATATAATCAGCATTGGGTGTTATGCATTTTCTGTttggcttttttgtttgtttgttttaccctTGATGGGGTAGTCAATAGTGTTCTGTTCAGTTTGGTAGAAATTGGGTGGCAAAGGTGGGCAAGGGCAACAACTAAAAGGTGGCAGAACCTGATGAGagaatagtatagtatagtgtagtgtagtatagtatagtatagtatagtatagtatgatATAGGTTTAATGTGCAGGATGTCTGAATTGTTTCTTGAATAATATTTTGCACTATACTTCCTAATACTACAGCTGATTTATATCTTAAATAACAAGATAATCTGACTTAAatatatcatattttatttattattaaaaactttatATTGAAACTTGTATATCGTTcatgaaaaacttaaatattGCATAATATTTGTACATATGTGTACattggtggccaaaagtattaagaccaCATATACCATGCATTATAGGTCTCAAGTGACTTCACTCCTTACTTCGAGCCTATCTTGCTGAAAAACTGGTGAAAACCAGGCTATGTGTGACTGATATGTAGCTTCTGGAGCCATGTCCAgggtcatctccagacctaaacgTAATAGAAAACTGTTAGACACTAAGGAAAACGGGTACATGATTTTCAGGAAGcgatcaagcaggcatggattgagggAGTGAGACATatttttgactctatgcccagcCGGATTCAGCAGGTTTTGCAAAATAAAGGACTCCATAGTAATGATTGAATGTTATATTGCAATTTTATTGCATAAAAGTAacatattgttattttaatcagcactgttttaaaaatttaagaatgtcattaaaatattaaaatttacctTTCGTACCAATACGTTTGGCCAGCACTGTAAATATATTCCATAACTCTCTGTTAACAGTATAGGAGAATATTTAAGGTTAGAACAGTGAAAAGCAGGGTGTGATGTTATTTTCATGATATTTGTCTTTGCACGACAAAGACATAAAGTGTGTTAGGTTTTAAATTGtgtcaaaatataaacaacagtgaaatatttaaaatgaggaAAGGGAGTTGAAATCTCTGTTTCCTAACGTGATATAAATATTCTCTTAGAACTTGTATGCCCAGGCGAACTGCTGTCCCGTCAACATTTGCCCCTTTTGCTTGGTATATATTTTCCAGATGTCTTGCACTGCCTTCCTCAGGTCAGATCTAAGTTTGGGTGGGGAttcctgagttttgtttttgctcattACTGTAGGTGAATGCAAAAGTATTTCAACCAATAAGtccatgttttaatgttatagctTATAAGCATAACAACGTCTGATGATCCATAAAAGCTATAACAATAATTTTAGTATAACAATTTGTCCACATGTTCTAGCCTtgatccaaaaacaaaaatgcatctTTTATGCCATATATTAGTTATATTATGGTTATTTCTGTCTATTTTTAATTATGGTAACTGCTCAGAAAGATTAAGCCCTCAGGCTAGTGTAAATGATACCTGACAAATTCAAGcctataacattaaaacatttattgagacagacaaacagatagacagacagacagacagacagacagatagatagatggatacaTCCAAAGGAAATTCCTGACATCCAGCGGCAGATTTGTAGATGTGATTGCACACTGTACATCTTACATATCTTACAGTAGTCATTAGACACAGGATAATGTGAGAGCTGACCAaaagttactagtgcaatgctaaaaacaaaaaaactacaagacatatatatatatataaaaccatatGAGTctcaagtaataataataaaattaattcaaatGAATACAAGCCATTTCCTTTTCCTCTGCATTAAATAAATTGATACTCGGTTATTAAATTCTATCACAGCTCAATATTCCAAGTGAATAGCTGATCTCCTATATTACACCAAGGCCGGTAGTTAAAAATAACAGCGCTTGGACAGTTCCATATTTTTTAAGTCTCAACATCCAACCTCAAACAGAGTTCTCCACACATTctggaaaggaaaaaataaatacaaaaatagcaTTCGAACcaaaacagaggaaaaaaaggcaTGCTCTGAGCTACAGCAAGCTTCAGTTCCCCTGAATGCAGACAGGGATGCCAAAGAAtgtcttttatatttgttttatctgaaatgatgagagaaatgaaaacagaaaaatgatAGTAATTTGGGAATCTTGTGTGTCTTCCTGAACAAAAGGTCTATTTCTTATTCccaatttgtttctttttgacCAGTTCTACCAGTATGGCATCTGTGCTCCATCCTCTCCTGTTCCTTCTGTTTCCGTTACTACATGTTCAGTCAAGCTCCCATCAAAAGCCCCAGTGGCCTATGCAGCGTGTGCCTGTAGTCGTTCCTCAACAGATTGAGGAACGTCCCCCCCCTCATTTCGCCGGTCCAGCTCATCTGCAAGTGACCTCTTCCTGTGGTCCCGAGTGTCACAAGAAAGCTCCAACACCCAGCTACTGGGACCTGCGACACTTCCTGTCCTACGAGACTCTGCACTCAAATGGCCAGCTGACCGAGACGATGGTGGGAATCTACGGTTTTAACCCAAACATCATGAAGAACCCTGCGGCCGAGCAGGGACGCTCCAGAGCCAAGCGCCAGATCTTCGGTCACGACAGTCGCTTCAGCATTGTGGGCCAGGACTTCCTGCAGAACTACCCTTTTTCGACTGCCGTGAAGCTGTCCACCGGGTGCTCGGGTACGCTAGTGGGTAACCAGCACGTTCTCACGGCAGCCCATTGCGTCCATGATGGAAAGAATTATGTAAAAGGTGCTCAGAGGTTGCGTGTCGGCTTTCTGAAGTCCAAGCCGAAGGACTCACCGTTCAACAACAGCACCAACAACAAGATGAAGTTCCAATGGATCAGAGTCAAGCGCACGCATGTGCCCAAGGGCTGGATAAAGGGCAACGCTAATGACATCGGCATGGACTATGATTACGCCCTGTTGGAACTCAAGAAAACTCACAAGCGCAAACACATGAAGCTGGGAGTGAGTCCTTCTGCACAGCAACTCCCTGGTAAGCGAGTGCAGTTCTCCGGCTTTGACAACGATCGTCCAGGTCAGCTGGTCTACCGCTTCTGCAAGGCCGGCGATGAAACCTACGACCTTCTGTATCAGCATTGCGATGCTCAGCCTGGCGCTAGCGGCTCCGGCGTTTATGCCCGGTTGTGGAATCGTACGCACCGCCGCTGGGAAAGAAAAGTGATCGGGATCTTTTCGGGACACCAATGGGTGGACCTCAACGGCGATCCCCAGGAGTTTAACGTAGCAGTGCGCATCACTCCTCTTAAATACGCCCAGATCTGCTACTGGATCAAAGGGAATTACATGGAGTGCAGAGACGGCTGAACATTAACAGAGAAGCTTCAGCAGTATCCCTAAACTTCTGCGCATCCTTTAGATTCATCGAAACAGAGGTTAAACACCCAGGAATACACAAAACACTGGCATGTAAACACTGAACAATCttaacacacattcacagtctACCGTATAAATACTCAAACTACAATAATTTCTAGAAACTTACCTTACAGTCATGTAACCAAATAGTTTTGCACAGTCTTCCCAAGTTGGTCTTTGCAATAGTGTATAGCTTCAGTTTAAGATTGATCTTTAATATTAATCAAAAAATGACATCaccaaagatgtttttttttagtgactGGGGAATTCTTAAATACAAAGCACTGTAGgctttaagccttttttttttttttgtgaagaatGTAGCCCAGTTTAACCAAAGGTGCTTTTTTAAGTAGCCAAGTCAAGCATGCAAATGATCTTTGATCTACTGTATAAACTATATTTTCAGTGGCATGTGGTTTCTATTCTGTTAGCGACCCCTAGGACCCACAGTTCAAAACTATGTTGGTGGATGGTGCCTCCTTAAActaatcatctttttttttttttattaattaattaataagctTTTGTAAGTATGATTTAGATGTTATACATGTTAAAAGTTATACACCAATGTCAGCACCTAAAGCACTTTGAGTTTGTCTAAGTAACTGATTCATTAGTCAATAACAGCTTTGTATGATAATTTACTCTGTACTAtgcaaatgtttattaaatgcttttaaaaatatatagatcaTTCTGAAACATCGCTGCATCATGGggccaaaaaatataaatattttacattcaaTACATTTGTGCAtatgcatattttattattcaattttatttgtatagcgcttttaacaattgtcattgtcgcaaagcagctttacacaatcaaaagaattatttaagtttgtttggaatgtgaatgtgtatgaatcaaaatggtcagatagtccctggtgagcaagccgagggcgacagtggcaaggaaaaactccctgagatggtaataggaagaaactttgagagaaaccagactcaacagggaacccatcctcatctgggtgaaacagaaagcaggaatcgatctgcattcatacggtgtgttagttggcaggcagttcagttgatgttaattgatggttatatggagtccaggtagttattggagactcaggaaattccagtcctgaactattgagcaacagCAGCCAAGTCAAATCctcagctgtcaacaccagtcgaggccagatccgtcttcatggtagagtgaaaccgtccccagacacccgatgcatcccaaagagacacacggggcatccatgtgacgagatctccaaccagaagcggggcaccaggatgggtcagacaggtccggagggcagagggagtctggatcactggcagctcgggaacgacatgtgtagctcgacaattatacacatatattatgcattttttttggttagaaaaaaaaagtgatcatTAGccgattaaaaaaagaaataattatattaaagtaaatCCTGTATTGATTGTACACGTGAATTAAATCTAAGATGCAATGTCTGGTAGAAACCCTTAAGAAAAAGATTTCATTTGTGCATTAATCAATGATACAAAAACAAGACACGGACACACTGTGAAAAAATGGGAGaagttttcttgttttattctgGATGCCATGGCATTTTGAAATAATGCTGCATTGTTTCAAATACTGCAAGTTGATACAGACTACGGCCCAGACCCAGCATCTATGAAGCCGTAGCCGTTAGCCATGATGGCAAAGGTAGGCTCCCATAGCATCCTGGGATTTGGCACAAGgatgaacataaataaacagggggcaaaaaaaaaagtggcatcTATTAAGCTTTAAAACGCTGTTGCGACAGGAAACAAAAGTGTCTGGAAGAAAAGTATGCACCAATATCAAGCTATTAAcagataataatcataaaaacacaGTAATGCAATGAAGAGAAATACAGCATTCGTTATACAAGATTGAAATTTATCCACTTTCCCCAGACATCCATTTAGAGTGGATAGATGGACCATCCGTTCTTGCCTggctgactgtttttttttctttctcttttttaaaaatttcttaGTTTAAGAGCATCTTTGGCGAAATTTGGACATAGTGTAAGAGACGTGCTAAAAATCATGGGCGCTTCTCCCGTCTGCTTCTTTTGCcactgtttattgtttattttttccaaaactTGTACATAAGGGAAGAAATGACATCACGTCGTGCAAACGTAATGCCCTGCGTTCATCATTCATGTAAcagtatacaaaataaaatattttcttaaatagATAGAAACGTTGCAGGAAAATAGAACCGTATCAAAAGAAATACCAGCTGGAGTTCACAGTCATCGGATAAAACACCCTAAACCAGCTTCCAGCGAGCATCACTGGGACTTGAGCCCCACGCTGTTGCTGTTCAGGGGATACGAGTAGGCTTTGCCCAGCACGATGCGGTCTCGCAGCAGCTTGAACAGCACGTAGTAGTTGCAGAAGAGGATGAGGCCCAGCGAGAGCGTGTGATTCCAGCGCTCGGAGCGCAGCAGCGAGTACAGCTGGTAGAGCACCACGCTCGACTCGATCCCGATCAGAAGGTTCAGGATCCTCAATGGCTTATGAAACAGGAACTGAGGAGGAATGAAGAGATATTATGACATTAGTGTTATGCTCATGGCTCAAAGGGTGAACTGTCATGCAGAATTTACATTTAAGTCATTTAGTCAGAGAGATGTCGTTTGTGctttgtgtccttttttttttttttttttgtattgaccAGGGCTTAAACCAAGTAGATTTACTCCcttatgtgacctcatataagaggaGCCGCTCGCCCAGCATTGTTACTCAGCACTGCTGTTCTCTGTTCACTGCTGTTCCTTTAAGAATGAATATAACTAGGCCATTTCAACGAAAACAACATTTGTTACTACATAAACACCTGGTTGTTTATGCAATTATCCAATCCTGTTGCATCAACATGTTGCAATGATGCAGGTACAGGATAAGAGCTTCAGGACAGGCCCGTATTCAGAAAGCTTCTAATGATTCTTGTAAAGAGAAGCTTATTGTACTTAGCTTAAAAATTCTTAGCTGgaagtcctagactaaaagtgatttatgaaacttctcagagcaactctgagtaaggaaagtacaaaaacctttatcttagtgaggaggtgtggttgacctcgttgctagggatgacgcagcaattcaaggactgtgattggttgataaaaaaaaaaaaaaatctgtaaaggtcttaaaatgtacgcattgtgaaaatagaatacagtatataataatagaacatacagtacaatcaaTGTTTGAATATAAAgcaattgtataatcatgaatacaggctactttatgcaaagtttctggaTAAATATCGGAAAGGAAATACAGTGTGTACAGCGCGCTTGTAccgtttcttataacacatgtggcgcgcgtgtaaagcaaaagaaagtctcattagagagggtaaagatccatttaCACGCTTTGTATCAGCCTGTCattatgtgtgcgcgtgtgtagtgccccttcacacacacacacacacacacacacacacgcctttaCACCCCCTCTCGGCTTCTCACTCACAcagtctctgctctacacagaaacactgcactGTCGCGAtcctttttaaaggtaaagtgcagtggTCCGTTCTTcatacgtcgcttgacacatccgagatgagatcatcgtgctaatttcgatctggctaagttggttcttcgagcacacatGTTGTTGATGaatagtatagctggattgagttgtctaagattattgcgcgttcgtgcgttggtttaaaaggcgatatgcatcgacagtagaaactctgatcacaacccctttgattggttgacgaaatggaaaaagagcggcaaaatttttttaatgcgctGAAATGCCACCCTGACATAGATTGCCCTCACCCAATaatcactatcaaatattatattagaacataaatttataggttaatggtttacaaattacaatttACAAGAGACAACTaagtaaaataagcaatatgaaaataaatatgttgtatatgaaaaagtatacctttatattgtttaataaaattagtttcgtccaagttttttattataaaaaatatttatttttattatatataaatatttatttgcatattcatgacaaacccctgaaaaataaatctcaCAAAAAACATTATGCAAGACTGTCTCGTCCCTAGGGttcattataatagtaatatcatatttgataataaacctatgaatttatgttctaatataatatttgatagcgattatgtgtatatatatgcaagatactttacttttcccacgtgagtcagtccgcgtcagtcgtgctttttaaccaatcagatgtgacctcgccatttcaaccaatcataatccgccaggagcgcaggctaaatcctgtttacatgaaataaacctgctactgggcaggttcaagcttacggatatgttgctatgacagcaaatgcgagaagcgcatcgaagaacggaacaatccaagatcaggacaaatccacaacaatcaaatccagctaactgagttagcgacgtacgaggAACAGACCCcgggttcatttgtttgtttgttttactttacagcagtgattccattagtatgcgctcacacgagtgtcattagcgatgttccttgcaaattttatAGACAAACCGGTCttttttgttaatgtgtgtgtgttaatgtgaaattcaaataaaagacgaaaaggtttactgtgtaagatgagaagggggaaaCAGGAGGGGCTAAAAGTAAGAGTCCCCTGAATAATTTGAggttctattatttcttatgggaaaatttgctttgattgtTTTGGAATATAAGCCTGCTTCCataacgaattatgctcgtaatccaaggttccactgtactatatTTAAAGTTCTTACAGTTATTtgccatactgattttattacttgttaaTCTATTTTAGATTGATGAGAGCAAAATGGCTTAGCTTTTACCAAGTTACATAATTGTAGGATAGTctgtttaagttgcacttttggatggtatgtagccaacaatccaataccccttttccactgctctggttcccgtgccggttcccaattttggaaccagtgccgcgcttttccacagaaaaaaaattggtgccAGTGCCCAAAAATAAACACCGAaccggcccctaaactctgATGGTCTAGTTGCGAGAACCCGTGACTTCACGAGCGGCGGGCGGAGTTGTAGGGAgcgttaaaagaaaaatggcggagacccaaagtccgttaatgtggagcgcggacgaaacaaaaccgttttttcagcattttggacattcgccgagattcagcagaaattggaaagtgctttaagaaaaaaaaaaagtgtatgaggaaataagagaagaactaatagtcgcaggcttcacacgaacaaccGACCAAAACAgtgtataagctaaaaaaactGGAGAAAGACTTTCAGCGGTTATAAAACGTCGAATAAACtgcttttggatactgaaatactTTTTCATACTAGTTTGGAGAAGAACCAGTGAACTCACTTCGGCCATGGTAatttctgtttagtgggcgtggcctgtgacgtattatcatgcagctcccgctgagctcctgtctagtgtaaatgtgGGCCGGTTCTCGGTGGtggcaccagcaccagtgtagtggaaatgaggtacaagagagatggaaggaagtaaaacaacaaaaaaaacaaattggacagaacagcagtgtttacttttagctttagtgtttgtacaatatttcttctttccgccaCTTTTGCCTCCGCTAtaaaaactcttaagcctcctaaaagtcctcctcttaaaaattttttttaagaattttcttagaatttcattACTAGGAGCAACTTTGAGGCTTAAGAAGCTGTTTGAATACAGGCCCAGGAGTTTAAAGTGAAtggtgtgaaaaataaaatacagggtGTCTGAAACATGAGAGCTGTGAATCAGATGATGACTCACTTTGAATCCAAtcgaaattcaattcaatttcatttgtatagcgtttttaacaattgtcattgtctcaaagcagctttacacaatcaaaagaaaatgatctGTAGGACTCTGTAGGAAATTCTAATCAAAGTTGTATCATTTGTCTTAACCATTTCTTACAGGCTTTAAAGTAATTCAAAATGACGACTAAAATGTCTTTTATTCTTGCTGATCTTCCACTCAACACTCttgtccagtaggtggcggtattgtAACTAATTCAATGGCCATAAACTCAAGTAAGTGGTAATCTTGCAAAACCAGACCATTTTGCAAGTACTTTGCAGAGGTCCGTATTTTGTGCAAATAATGTGGTATGTATATTTTAAAGGTATTTGTTGATTTTGGACTGTTTAACGGTGGAAAGTGTACctgaatcatttaaaatttgaattaattcTGAATCAAAAACTGACCCTTTGATTCAGTGAATCGTCAAAGATTAATCAAATTAATCATACTCTATTTATTTACACAGTTTTAAACTGCATTTAACTTCATTTTAAACttcaaccttgaggcggatgagCTAAAATAGCATCTTTATCTGTGCAGTTGTGTTTGCTAGTTAAATGACTACAGCCTTCCTGCGAGCTCGACTCTGGCCGTTCTCCTATCACCTGTTGTTGTTTTCACCCACAAAACTGGCACTCGAGGAATGTTCTCTGTGTTGTTTTGACCCATTCTGTGTGAATTGTAGAGAATGTTGTGTGGGAAAATCCAaaagagatcagcagtttctgaaatttCGATACCAGCCAGTCTGGCACCAAGAGCCATGTGACAGTTCAAGTCAGCAAGAAGATGACGCGTAATTTTGCTGACAATTAACTGACGCACTTGTGTAGCTGCCACATGACTGACTAATTGAAGACTTGCAATCTAGggctcttttttaaatattacagtattactgcccataataacattaataatggttttttttaatttatttatttactttttaagctTCCAATTCCCAAACATTCAGGTCTAAAATATAATTTCtgaaaaaatttattcacaaaaaaaaataaaaaaaaatacacacactaaaaataaacctacattttaaaactgtaaGGCATGtattactatatactgtacaaagttaGTAGTCTGTGAAAACAAAAAGACTACAGAGCTACAGAAACTAATACTTTCAATTAATtttaaggctttaaaaaaaCTGACTGTCCATGTGTAATGACACCATGTATGAAAGGGTGAGTGTAATTACACAttgcatcaaaaaaaaaaaaaaaagtaatattttgtttttttttatttaattttaaaagtgaaaactaCGACTAACTTGTTTGTTAacctatcaaagcaacctgggcttcaaaaacgcctcagcagtgccacagggcTGATCGCCTAAAGGAGACCTGACCAAGAATTGTGTGCGTAAATAAACATGATTTAATATCAGTTGGACATTTATGTATTGTGAATCCTTTTTGGTTTATCTcaggaaatattctaatattttgagatattggattttcatgagctgtgaACTgtcttcaacaacaacaacaacaaaagcttgaaatatttcacgaTGTAATAAATCTTGAATATTAAAttacccaaaaaaataaataaatgctcttTTAAATGCAGTTAGTATAAAAGTTCGCAACTAGTGACTATAACTAGCTCCTAtctgttaaaaatattatacaagcttgacaaacaaaaccaaaaggTACTTACATAAAATCTGGCGTGCGAGACGTCAGAGGGCAAGGCCACGTTATACGGCCCCACAGCCTTGTACAGACAGCGACTGTGTCGCACGAGCACACCCTGAGGCCAGATCGTGTTCTCTGACCACCTgatgaagaaaagaaatatattcATCAGCTTTACTGCAGAATATGAAAAGTGTGGAAAAATGCATGATTTATTAAATAACTAAACATATTTGTTTTAGATGAACAAAATCTAGGCAGACAATGTTCTAACTGCTGGTGCAATTTAACACAATTATGAAAAATAACAGAGTATAATACTCTATAccggataataaaaaaaaagaatgaactgATTTCATTACGggccagtggtagctcagtggttaaggcattggactacggttcggaagatcccaggtacaaaccccacaaccaccaagttgccactgttgggcccttgagcaaggcccttaaccctcaactgctcagatgtataatgagataaaaatgtaagtcgctctggataagagcgcctgccaaatgcctaaatataaatgtaaattacgCAGTATTTTATTAGgtaaaagtaatataaaactCCAGCCAAGTCCCAAGTATTCTACTTacgataaactttttttttcaaatggtcACTCATATGACTTATTCCATAACGATGCTTGAGAACTGAAGCAATTAGTTATGAAATCGGTTTATTCTATCTGCATTACcctgtataatcccctgctacactttaTCCCAGTGAttcactagtgtttggataacatcaaggtagaaagttttctcagtacgccagagccatgttTGGACTGCCAGCTTCACATCAAGaccactggcctcccaggaactccctcaATAAcccaaaaatgtggaaatggcttgtgaggtgaggtcaggactgtacggcgGATTGGGCAGTAACTCCCTGCTGCGTTCCTGTAATGTATAATTAATGTTTTGGatcgattgtgtgtacagttctcactgacggatgcgtctcttctgcaagctgGCGAcgagttatctgtcgatttttaaggatcaggtgaTCCACTTGCTGAATGCTCACAGAAGCAGCTTTAGTATGCTCCTCGATATTTATTTGGTCACTCGTGGACATACGGCCACCCTTGAaaagtttgcaccatttaaatgttttactgcggctaagaatCTCA
This genomic window contains:
- the LOC128506884 gene encoding serine protease 23-like, coding for MASVLHPLLFLLFPLLHVQSSSHQKPQWPMQRVPVVVPQQIEERPPPHFAGPAHLQVTSSCGPECHKKAPTPSYWDLRHFLSYETLHSNGQLTETMVGIYGFNPNIMKNPAAEQGRSRAKRQIFGHDSRFSIVGQDFLQNYPFSTAVKLSTGCSGTLVGNQHVLTAAHCVHDGKNYVKGAQRLRVGFLKSKPKDSPFNNSTNNKMKFQWIRVKRTHVPKGWIKGNANDIGMDYDYALLELKKTHKRKHMKLGVSPSAQQLPGKRVQFSGFDNDRPGQLVYRFCKAGDETYDLLYQHCDAQPGASGSGVYARLWNRTHRRWERKVIGIFSGHQWVDLNGDPQEFNVAVRITPLKYAQICYWIKGNYMECRDG